One window of the Solanum stenotomum isolate F172 chromosome 11, ASM1918654v1, whole genome shotgun sequence genome contains the following:
- the LOC125844043 gene encoding protein LATERAL ROOT PRIMORDIUM 1 isoform X2 has protein sequence MWSASSRQMQINYGLQPTEMGMFVVHPASFQHHHQHHENTINFDPHGNNNSNLSNTCTTNTSLGVGVGVIPLLTATPLTNMVTFDDQDLVRNNRGGNNDGTSGFQFFSNQHQQNSTTNYTKNSTSSNNIILGGGGSISTTTCQDCGNQAKKDCTHRRCRTCCKSRGYDCNTHVKSTWVPASRRRERQLMGGATTTNVNVVAAGSSSQSTSSAKKPRLVNSQTTTTASHTSTSNNTPPRSFDTSSSHQGQVRAPAVFKCVRVTSVDEGEDEYAYQAVVKIGGHLFKGFLYDQGLDEPKDNNNNNNFPNLSDLHLGAVATNEHNSHLYAASTSGGLLGGGSNYGNQIN, from the exons ATGTGGTCTGCATCGTCTAGACAGATGCAGATCAACTACGGCCTCCAGCCTACAGAAATGGGTATGTTTGTTGTACATCCAGCATCATTTCAACATCATCACCAACACCATGAAAACACAATCAATTTTGATCCACATGGTAATAATAACTCCAATCTTTCTAATACATGTACTACAAACACATCTCTTGGGGTTGGGGTTGGTGTTATCCCACTCCTCACAGCTACTCCTTTAACAAATATGGTTACATTTGATGATCAAGATTTGGTTAGAAATAATAGAGGTGGAAATAATGATGGTACTAGTGGGTTTCAATTCTTCTCAAATCAACACCAACAAAATTCTACTActaattatactaaaaatagtacTAGTAGTAACAATATTATACTTGGTGGTGGGGGGTCAATTTCAACAACAACTTGTCAAGATTGTGGTAACCAAGCAAAAAAAGATTGTACACATAGAAGATGTAGAACTTGTTGTAAGAGTAGAGGTTATGATTGTAACACACATGTAAAGAGTACTTGGGTACCAGCTTCAAGAAGGCGTGAGAGACAACTAATGGGGggtgcaacaacaacaaatgtGAATGTTGTAGCAGCTGGATCTTCTTCACAATCAACTTCAAGTGCTAAGAAACCTAGACTTGTCAATTCTCAAACAACTACAACAGCTTCACATACTTCTACTTCAAATAATACTCCTCCAAGAAGTTTTGACACTAGCTCTAGTCATCAAG GACAAGTGAGGGCACCAGCTGTATTCAAGTGTGTAAGAGTGACTTCAGTAGATGAAGGTGAAGACGAATATGCATATCAAGCTGTTGTCAAAATTGGTGGACATCTTTTCAAAGGTTTCTTATATGATCAAGGTCTTGATGAAccaaaagataataataataataataattttccaAATTTATCTGATTTACATTTGGGTGCTGTTGCTACCAATGAACATAATTCACATCTTTATGCTGCTTCTACTAGTGGAGGATTGCTTGGTGGAGGATCAAATTATGGTAaccaaataaattga
- the LOC125844043 gene encoding protein LATERAL ROOT PRIMORDIUM 1 isoform X1 yields the protein MWSASSRQMQINYGLQPTEMGMFVVHPASFQHHHQHHENTINFDPHGNNNSNLSNTCTTNTSLGVGVGVIPLLTATPLTNMVTFDDQDLVRNNRGGNNDGTSGFQFFSNQHQQNSTTNYTKNSTSSNNIILGGGGSISTTTCQDCGNQAKKDCTHRRCRTCCKSRGYDCNTHVKSTWVPASRRRERQLMGGATTTNVNVVAAGSSSQSTSSAKKPRLVNSQTTTTASHTSTSNNTPPRSFDTSSSHQDASFKGSLPGQVRAPAVFKCVRVTSVDEGEDEYAYQAVVKIGGHLFKGFLYDQGLDEPKDNNNNNNFPNLSDLHLGAVATNEHNSHLYAASTSGGLLGGGSNYGNQIN from the exons ATGTGGTCTGCATCGTCTAGACAGATGCAGATCAACTACGGCCTCCAGCCTACAGAAATGGGTATGTTTGTTGTACATCCAGCATCATTTCAACATCATCACCAACACCATGAAAACACAATCAATTTTGATCCACATGGTAATAATAACTCCAATCTTTCTAATACATGTACTACAAACACATCTCTTGGGGTTGGGGTTGGTGTTATCCCACTCCTCACAGCTACTCCTTTAACAAATATGGTTACATTTGATGATCAAGATTTGGTTAGAAATAATAGAGGTGGAAATAATGATGGTACTAGTGGGTTTCAATTCTTCTCAAATCAACACCAACAAAATTCTACTActaattatactaaaaatagtacTAGTAGTAACAATATTATACTTGGTGGTGGGGGGTCAATTTCAACAACAACTTGTCAAGATTGTGGTAACCAAGCAAAAAAAGATTGTACACATAGAAGATGTAGAACTTGTTGTAAGAGTAGAGGTTATGATTGTAACACACATGTAAAGAGTACTTGGGTACCAGCTTCAAGAAGGCGTGAGAGACAACTAATGGGGggtgcaacaacaacaaatgtGAATGTTGTAGCAGCTGGATCTTCTTCACAATCAACTTCAAGTGCTAAGAAACCTAGACTTGTCAATTCTCAAACAACTACAACAGCTTCACATACTTCTACTTCAAATAATACTCCTCCAAGAAGTTTTGACACTAGCTCTAGTCATCAAG ATGCAAGTTTTAAAGGGTCATTGCCAGGACAAGTGAGGGCACCAGCTGTATTCAAGTGTGTAAGAGTGACTTCAGTAGATGAAGGTGAAGACGAATATGCATATCAAGCTGTTGTCAAAATTGGTGGACATCTTTTCAAAGGTTTCTTATATGATCAAGGTCTTGATGAAccaaaagataataataataataataattttccaAATTTATCTGATTTACATTTGGGTGCTGTTGCTACCAATGAACATAATTCACATCTTTATGCTGCTTCTACTAGTGGAGGATTGCTTGGTGGAGGATCAAATTATGGTAaccaaataaattga